In the genome of Dyadobacter fermentans DSM 18053, the window AACTTGACCAGCAGATTGAACTTTGCCTGGCCGGTAAGCAGGCCGAGCTCGCACTACTGCAAACCATCCCAGGCGTATCCAGGCAATCAGCTATTGGTATCGTTTCCGAGATCGGTCTGGACATGTCCCAGTTTATCTCAGACAAGCACCTGGCTTCTTGGGCAGGGGTATGCCCAGGCAACAACGAGAGTGCAGGAAAAGTAAGATCGGCAAGGACCACCCATGGCAACACCTATTTGAAAACAACATTGATCGAAGCAGCCTGGGCGGCAAGCCATACGATGAATACCTACCTGTCATTCAAGTACCACAAGCTCACCCAAAGACGGGGAAAGAAGAAAGCGGCAATGGCGATTGCCCACCACATACTCACAGCATCATACCATATCCTCCGGGATAAATTACCTTACAAGGAACCAGCCCTGAGACCAGAAATCCTGATCGAAAGAAGGAAAGCTGAAATCCAACGGTTAGAAAACCGCGTAAGGAAGTTGAAAATATTAGCGTCCCAATAGAAAGGTCGAGGCTTTTTTTGGTGGACTATACCCCGTAAACAAAACTGATAACAGACGCTAAGCACCCACAGCTGTTGCCATAGAGCACGTAGAAAAAATTTTTCTCTAAGAGGAAAAGCGCTTACATCGATCTGTGATCATCGGATTACTTTGTCTATACGGGTTTAGAAAAGACTTTCAGAAAAAAAAGCCCGGAATTTGTATTACAAACAACTTAAAAGAATACTGATATGGAATCAAACGTCTTCAAAGTATTAGGTTGTGTAAAATAGCTCTTAAAGACCGCCCCGGCAACAGGTTCCCGGCCGGGGCGGTCTTTGCCAAGTATGCCTTCTGATTGTTTCACACTTCCTGTTGCTCATCGGATTCTGTTTCAGCACGATGCATTTACGATGTTTGAGCCAGGCAAAAATCTGTTGCCGAGAATCTTTCTCTTATCACCTTAATTCCAAGACTATGAAACACACTTACAAGAGATTTGTCCTTGTTACCGTCGCTGTTGTAATGGCAATCGCTGGTATGGCTTACTGGGCCGACACAGACCAAAAATCCAATCTCCGACCAGGCGCCGGTCAATCAGCGCACCGAAACGACAACGCTGTGCCGCAGGAGGCATTAGCCCAAATTCAGCAAAACCTAACTCAACGCGAATACCACATCAGTTACGACAGTGCGAAACATGTTCTCCAAAGCCCTAACCGGATGCAGGGGCTAAGAGCTTACTACCGTTCAGGTGAACTGACCATCGTCAACCGAAAAGATTCAGCAGGGCACAACTTCGAATTAAAACTGATCAACAAAGGCATCTACGCGGATGGTAAAAAGCTGTTCAGCCCCCAGCGTTCCGCGGCAACTAATCTGAAAGACAACCACTTGCAGATCGCGCATGACGGATTTGTGGAGGAATATATCAACGAGCCGGGTGGTGTCAGGCAAAACTTCATCATTGAATCCGCGCCGGACGGTACTCGTGAATTGGAAGTGAGACTGGACGCCGAGGGCGCGCAAGTAAAACAAGTCGGCAAAAACGAATTGATTCTTGCAAAACAGAGCCTTGCAAAATTCTATTACCGCGATTTGCATTGCTGGGATGCCGACGGAGAGCCGCTCGAAGCCAGCCTCGCTTACGCGAATGGCGATATATTGATTGAAGTCGACGTCAAAAACGCTGCTTTTCCTGTCACAATCGACCCATTGGTGGTGAATGGCACTCCTGCTAATGCATCCACCCTTCTCGAAAAAGACCAGGCGCAAGCTGCATTCGGATACTCTGTGTCTTCCGCAGGCGACATCAATGGGGACGGGTATAGCGATGTGATCATCGGAGCCCCCAACTATGATAAGGGTGAAAGTAATGAAGGAGTGGCATTTGTTTACATGGGTTCGGCCAGCGGCCTGGCCACTGCACCAGACCGGACACTGGAAGCTAACCAGCCAGATGCCAAATTTGGAAATAGCGTAGCGAATGCCGGCGATGTCAATGGGGACGGGTTCGGCGATGTGATCGTCGGAGCGCCCATGTACGACAAAAACGAAAACAATGAGGGGGCCGCATTTGTTTACCACGGCTCAGGAGCCGGACTTAACGCAGTACCCACTACCACACTGGAAAGCAACCAGCCCGAGGCAAATCTGGGCCAGTACGTTGCGGCGGCGGGCGATGTAAATAATGACGGCCTCAGCGACGTGATCACAGGTGCGCCTTTGTATGATAAAGGACAATCCAATGAAGGCGCTGCTTTCGTCTATCATGGTACACTGGCCGGGATATCCAATGTACCCATCACCACACTTGAAAGTAACCAGATCGATGCACAATTCGGCTGCTCGGTCAAAGGTGCCGGCGATGTCGACGGCGACGGATACAGTGACGTGATCGTGGGCGCTTCGATGTACGATAAAGGCGAGAGCAATGAAGGAGCCGCATTCGTATACCATGGCTCGATAAACGGAATAGCAACAGCAGCCAAAACGACGCTGGAAAATAACCAGGCAGCTGCCTTTTTCGGCTTCTCTGCATCCACCGCAGGCGACGTGAACGGTGACGGCTTTTCTGACGTCATTGTCGGATCGTTCCATTTCGACAACGGCCAGAACAACGAGGGCGGGGCATTTGTTTACCACGGCTCGGCGAATGGGATAAGTACCACAATCGCAAAACAACTGGAATGCAATCAGGCGGGGGCACAATATGGTGCTTCTGTCGCTTCGGCCGGGGATGTAAACGGAGACGGGTATGCTGATGTGATCGTAGGAGCCAACTTATTCGACAACGGGCAGGGTAACGAAGGCGGCGCATTTGTGTACGAAGGTTCCTCATCGGGCTTGGCCAATACATCCGCATCAAGCCAGGAAGGCAACCAGCTTAATGCCTACCTCGGCTCCTCCGTTTCCAGTGCGGGGGATGTGAATGGAGACGGGTATAGTGACATTGTCGTGAGTGGACAAGGATATGATAAGGGGGAAGCGGATGAGGGAGTGGCGATGGTGTGGTTAGGTGGCGCAAAAGGGACTAACAACTATGTCCAGGAACTGAATGGGTCTCAGAATGCGGCGCAGTTTGGATATTCCGTTGCCAATGCAGGCGATGTGAATGGTGACGGGTACAGTGATATAATAGCAGGTGAATATGCGTATAACAGTGGTCAATCAAATTCAGGGGCTGCCTACATTTACTATGGCTCTAGTCAAGGTATAGTTTTAAATACGGTCACAAAAATCGATAATGTTTCAGGAAGTGGCCTCCTGGGTTACTCAGTGGCGGGCGCAGGGGATGTTAATGGCGATGGCTTCGATGACGTAATCATTGGAGACGTAAGTTATTTCATAAGCTGGGACGCCCAGAAGGGCTTAGTAGAAGGTGCAGCACTAGTGTATTATGGCTCTGCCCAAGGCCTCAATAAAAACACTTTTTCTGTGCTGAAAAATAATCAAACGCAAAGCTCTTTCGGCTGGACAGTTTCCAGCGCGGGAGATGTGAATGGTGATGGGTACGACGATGTTCTGGTGGGCGATCCAAATCATGATAAGGTATTAGACGAAGGAGCTATTTTCATATATCATGGTTCAGGCCAAGGCATTAGTACAGTGGCTGCGATTACTCTGGAAGGCACCACACAGGCGGAAGAACTAGGTTTAACAGCAGGGCGCGCCGGAGATGTTAATGGAGATGGTTTTGATGACATAATCGCCGGAACTCCACTCTACACCAACGGACAGACCTCGGAAGGGGCCGCTCGAATTTTTTACGGATCCATGACAGGGATAAACAATTCAGCTACTATAATTGAGAACAATGTTAGTCAAGCTTCGATGGGGCATAGCGTTTCAGGAGCTGGTGATCTAAATGGGGACGGATTTAGCGATATAGTGGTGTTCTGCGCGGTAACACAAGCGAACGAAGGAACAACATTGGTTTACTATGGCTCTTCAAGCGGTATAAACAGCAACTCTCCAAAATCGACGCTCACCGTTGGTCAACCGGCTTACTACGGAAATTCCGTTTCCAGTGCAGGTGATTTCAATGGGGACGGGTATGGAGACTTGATAGTCGGTGCGGTTAACTATTCCCCGATAAGCAGTGGAGCTGCCTTCATGTTCTTCGGATCAGCGACCGGATTGTACTCCCAAACTCCTGTTAAATTCGAAAGTAATGTAGCCAATTCCCAAATGGGTACATCCGTTGCTTGTGCAGGTGATGTCAACGGCGATGGCTATTCAGATATCTTGATTGGAGCGCCCTTTTACAATAGCAAAGGATCTGTATTTCTTTACAAAGGAAACAATGGCGCTGGCACTCGCAACAACCTCCGCCTCTACAACTCCAACCTAACCACCCCCATCAACCACACCCAATTCGCCCAAAACAACTTTGGAGCGGGCCTTTATGCCAAATCTTTCCTCGGTCGCAACAAGGCGAAACTCGTGTGGGAAACAAAACCGGCAAACCAAGGCTTCTCCAAAGGCAGTAACAACAGCATCACCAACAGCACCCAATCTACTAGCGCGCAAAATGCTTATTCGAATCTGGGCCTGGCCGGGATTGAATTGAAAAACGTGATCAACAAGCAAGGGGCCGGAACTAAGGTGCGGATTCGCGTAAAATACGATCCCGTGCTCGCACTGACCGGGCAAACCTACAGCCCCTGGCGCTATCTGCCTGCCTACCTGATAGGCAGCAGCACCGCTCCGGTGCCGGAACAACCAGACAATGACATACTCGAAACCACTAAAAAGAAAGCTACCATGGAATTAAACGATGAATCGAGTGAACAGATCGTAATTTATCCCAATCCGGCCTCCGATCAGCTGAACGTTAAAGTCAAAAATCCTGAACTGGTTCGGACCATGAAAATACTTGACTTTAACGGCACTGCGGTCTACCAAGCCACAGGGTTCAAATCTACCATCGATATTAGCAGATTTTTAGACGGCATTTACATTGTCCTCGTAATCAATCAGGATGGTACACATACTATGAGTAAAGTTCTGGTTCGGGAGTGATAAGGATCAAACGCAAAAGAGCCGTTACCACCCGGCAACGGCTCTTTTTGTTTCGATATTATGACCTCAATCCCACAACTTGCTTGGATACACCCCAGCCTCATGCAATGCATTCAGCGAGGCCTGCACCGATGGCTTGTCCTCCGGATAAGTAACCCCGAACCAGTCTGAAGCGATACGGAATACCCGGCAGTCGCCCTCGCCGCTTTTGATCATATGCGACATCACGGTGGGGATGTAGAACTCGGCTTTGGGCGTGTTGATATTTTCACGCGCGTATTTTTCGAAAAGGTCTTTCGTAATGGGGAACATCGACGGTTTGAAGCCCCAGAAATTCATCGAGACGGGGGTTTCAGGTGCAAGCTCCGTACGCGTCTCACCTTCCTCATAGTATATGACCCCGTTTTCTTCGAATATTTTAGTCCGTTCCACCACGGAATCCAGGTTGTGATCTTCGCGCTCCACGCACACACCACGCGACACCGTGCCGTTTTCCGAAAGCGTACGTTTCAGCTCGTAGCCGATCATGGCGTGTTGCCGGTCGTTGGTATCGTTTTGCAGAAAGTTGGCCATGGTTTCAAACGCATCGCGACCGTAGAAATCGTCGGCGTTAATGACGGCGAACGGAGTATCGGTTTTATCCCAGGCACAAAGCGTAGCGTGGCCGGTGCCCCAGGGCTTCGTGCGCTCCACCGCGCCGAGGTCTTCGGGCACATAGGACTGGATTCCCTGGATGGCGAAATCAAAATCAATCTTGCCTTTCAGTTTGGGAGTAAAAACGGCCTCGGCATTCTCCTTGATTTCCTGGCGTACGATAAATACCACTTTTCCAAAACCTGCGCGAATGGCGTCATATAATGAATAGTCGATGATGGTTTCTCCGTTGGGGCCGAACTGGTCGAGCTGCTTGATACCTCCGTACCTGCTACCGATGCCGGCAGCCAAAATCAAAAGAGTTGGTTTCATTCAATTGGATTTAAACGTTCCCTGATATGGTGTGTAAAAGACGGTTCAAATTAAATCCATTCAAAACGATAAAAAAAACGCACTCCGGGTTTCGGAGCGCGTTTTTTCAAAATAAAATATTTTAATAATTTAACTATACCGCGAAGCTTTCGCCGCATCCGCAGGTACGAGTGGCATTCGGATTGATGAACTGGAAGCCTTTTCCATTCAAACCATCGCTAAAATCAAGGGTTGTCCCTGCAAGGTAAAGAAGGCTCTTTTTGTCTACGATAATCTTCACTCCCTTGTCTTCAAAAACCATATCATTGGGCTTCGACTCGGAGTTGAATTCCAGATTGTAGGTCAAACCTGAACAACCACCTCCCAAAACGCCGACGCGGATCTGATAATCTTCTTCAAAACCGTCAGCCTTACGGAGTTCTACAATTTTATTTTTGGCTGAATCGCTTACCGTAACCATTTTTCTAATGTTTTATTACCTGCACCAATTAACGTTTTTACAGAACCTGAAAGTTCACATTGTGGTCGAAAACACGTAATCATTCATCATTCCCCTTGTTTAACATCGCGTTGTTCAGCCATACCATTGAGTGCCCCACAACAATAGTGGTTTCAAGGAAAGGAATCGCGTAGCGATGTAATATTGGTAGAAAGAACGCCATACCAGCTATCGAAATCCCATCAGGGATGCAACAACAGATGGAATGTCGCCGCTGACGGTGCCTTTACGTTACATGCCCAATGGCATTTTCGTAAAATTGTAAATCTGCATTTTTGCTACCAATGTCACATGCCTAACGGCATTTTCCTTGTTCACCATTCAATCATTCCCCGTTCAAGAGCGGCTCATTCAGTCATTCAAAATCACAAAACAACCGCCCCGCCCTGGTTGATGCCCGAAACATGCACCGCAGAGTCGATTCCCGCGCTCGCGAAGCGCTCCTGCATGGCTTTTCCGGCGTTTTTCGCATTCTCGATGCCGCGGCTCAATGCAAACATCGAGGGTCCGGCGCCTGAAATGCTGCAACCGAGCGCCCCATTTGAAATGGCCGCCTGTTTCACATTTTTGAACTCGGGAATCAGGATAGCGCGGACGGGTTCGATGATCACGTCCACCATCGAGCGGCTGATCAGGTCGTAATCTGCTTTCATCAAGCCTGCAACGAGCCCGGCCACATTGCCCATTTGTGCGATTGTATTTTTCAACGACACTTCATTTCGCAAGATGAAACGCGCGTCTTTGGTATTAATCTCAATATCGGGGTGAACGAGTGTGCAGCAAAGGTCGTCTGGCACCGGTATCGTAAAGATATCCAGCGGGTTATAGCTGCGGATCACCACAAAGCCACCCAACAACGACGGCCCCACATTATCCGCATGCGCAGAGCCCGAGGCAATGCGTTCTCCTTCCATGGCAAATGGCAGCAGTTCTTTGCGGCTTAGCGGATTGCCTAGCAGCTCGTTCATCGCCACTACGCCTGCCACGGCGCTCGCCGCGCTGGAACCCATTCCGCTGCCCAAGGGCATGTTTTTACGCAAAACCACCTCGCAGCCAAGGTCGCTGATACCCAGGTGTTTCAGCAATGCGAGCATCACCACCGTCACCGAATTCTTCTCCGCCTGCCGCGGCAACCGCCCTTCATCGCCCGTAATATCCGTGATTACAATCCCCGGCTCATCCCGTTTGTACAACTCCACGGTATCCCCCGGCTCCTGAATGGCAAACCCGAAAATATCAAACCCACACGACACATTAGCGACTGTCGCCGGCGCAAAAGCTTTTACTGAATTCACTGTAAATGGTTGTTTTCTATCCCAAATAGCTACTGATACTCATGATATCCGCGAACACGCCTGATGCGGTTACTTCTGCGCCGGCGCCCGGGCCTTTGATCACCAGCGGGCGGTCTTTGTAGCGTTCCGTGGTGAAGGATACGATGTTGTCGCTGCCCGAAAGGGTGAAAAACGGGTGCGATGCGTCCACCGTTTTGAGCTCGATCGTAGCTTTGCCGTTTTCGAGCGTGGCAATGTAGCGCAGCTTTTCGCCACGGGCGTCGGCCGATGCCTGCATGTCTGCAAAGTAGGCATTGGAGATTTCCAATTCTTCGAAGAATGCATCCACCGTCGGCGCGTTGAGGCAGTTACCGGGCAGGATTTGCGAGATTTTCACTTCCTCCGGTTCCAAAGCTACCCCTACTTCCCGCGAAAGGATGAGGATTTTACGACCAACGTCGGCTCCGCTAAGGTCGTCGCGCGGGTCGGGTTCGGTGAAGCCTTTGGCTTTTGCTTCTTTCACCACGTCCACAAAGCGGTTGTCGCCGCCGAAATTGTTGAATATATAAGACAGTGTTCCGGAGAGGATCGCTTCGATTTTCAGGAATTTATCACCGCTCGCCATCAGGCCCTGGATCGTGTTGATGATCGGCAGACCTGCCCCCACATTTGTTTCGTACAAGAACTTCACGCCGCGCTGCAAGGCCGTGCGCTGCAAGGCAATGTATTCCGAATAGCTGCCCGAATTGGCGACTTTGTTCGGAGTGACGACGCTGATGCTCGCATCGAGCAGCATATGGTAATATTGTACAATATCCTTGTCGGAAGTACAATCCACAAAAACGCTGTTCGGCAAATTGAGCTCGATCATGCGCTGTACAAATGCCGGCAGACTCGTTTTCACGCCCTCGTCCATCACCCGGTCGCGCCAGTTTTCGGGTTGGATGCCGTCCGGATCGAGGAGCATTTTTTTGGTGTTGGACAAACCCGCGATATTAAGGTTGAGCAACTTTTCCTCTCGCAGGTATTTGGTCTGGTTGCGGATTTGCTCGATGAGCGTGCCGCCGATCAGCCCTACCCCGACGATAAACAGGTTGAGCGAGCGCGTTT includes:
- a CDS encoding FG-GAP-like repeat-containing protein codes for the protein MKHTYKRFVLVTVAVVMAIAGMAYWADTDQKSNLRPGAGQSAHRNDNAVPQEALAQIQQNLTQREYHISYDSAKHVLQSPNRMQGLRAYYRSGELTIVNRKDSAGHNFELKLINKGIYADGKKLFSPQRSAATNLKDNHLQIAHDGFVEEYINEPGGVRQNFIIESAPDGTRELEVRLDAEGAQVKQVGKNELILAKQSLAKFYYRDLHCWDADGEPLEASLAYANGDILIEVDVKNAAFPVTIDPLVVNGTPANASTLLEKDQAQAAFGYSVSSAGDINGDGYSDVIIGAPNYDKGESNEGVAFVYMGSASGLATAPDRTLEANQPDAKFGNSVANAGDVNGDGFGDVIVGAPMYDKNENNEGAAFVYHGSGAGLNAVPTTTLESNQPEANLGQYVAAAGDVNNDGLSDVITGAPLYDKGQSNEGAAFVYHGTLAGISNVPITTLESNQIDAQFGCSVKGAGDVDGDGYSDVIVGASMYDKGESNEGAAFVYHGSINGIATAAKTTLENNQAAAFFGFSASTAGDVNGDGFSDVIVGSFHFDNGQNNEGGAFVYHGSANGISTTIAKQLECNQAGAQYGASVASAGDVNGDGYADVIVGANLFDNGQGNEGGAFVYEGSSSGLANTSASSQEGNQLNAYLGSSVSSAGDVNGDGYSDIVVSGQGYDKGEADEGVAMVWLGGAKGTNNYVQELNGSQNAAQFGYSVANAGDVNGDGYSDIIAGEYAYNSGQSNSGAAYIYYGSSQGIVLNTVTKIDNVSGSGLLGYSVAGAGDVNGDGFDDVIIGDVSYFISWDAQKGLVEGAALVYYGSAQGLNKNTFSVLKNNQTQSSFGWTVSSAGDVNGDGYDDVLVGDPNHDKVLDEGAIFIYHGSGQGISTVAAITLEGTTQAEELGLTAGRAGDVNGDGFDDIIAGTPLYTNGQTSEGAARIFYGSMTGINNSATIIENNVSQASMGHSVSGAGDLNGDGFSDIVVFCAVTQANEGTTLVYYGSSSGINSNSPKSTLTVGQPAYYGNSVSSAGDFNGDGYGDLIVGAVNYSPISSGAAFMFFGSATGLYSQTPVKFESNVANSQMGTSVACAGDVNGDGYSDILIGAPFYNSKGSVFLYKGNNGAGTRNNLRLYNSNLTTPINHTQFAQNNFGAGLYAKSFLGRNKAKLVWETKPANQGFSKGSNNSITNSTQSTSAQNAYSNLGLAGIELKNVINKQGAGTKVRIRVKYDPVLALTGQTYSPWRYLPAYLIGSSTAPVPEQPDNDILETTKKKATMELNDESSEQIVIYPNPASDQLNVKVKNPELVRTMKILDFNGTAVYQATGFKSTIDISRFLDGIYIVLVINQDGTHTMSKVLVRE
- a CDS encoding nucleotidyltransferase family protein, with protein sequence MKPTLLILAAGIGSRYGGIKQLDQFGPNGETIIDYSLYDAIRAGFGKVVFIVRQEIKENAEAVFTPKLKGKIDFDFAIQGIQSYVPEDLGAVERTKPWGTGHATLCAWDKTDTPFAVINADDFYGRDAFETMANFLQNDTNDRQHAMIGYELKRTLSENGTVSRGVCVEREDHNLDSVVERTKIFEENGVIYYEEGETRTELAPETPVSMNFWGFKPSMFPITKDLFEKYARENINTPKAEFYIPTVMSHMIKSGEGDCRVFRIASDWFGVTYPEDKPSVQASLNALHEAGVYPSKLWD
- a CDS encoding HesB/IscA family protein: MVTVSDSAKNKIVELRKADGFEEDYQIRVGVLGGGCSGLTYNLEFNSESKPNDMVFEDKGVKIIVDKKSLLYLAGTTLDFSDGLNGKGFQFINPNATRTCGCGESFAV
- a CDS encoding homoserine kinase; its protein translation is MNSVKAFAPATVANVSCGFDIFGFAIQEPGDTVELYKRDEPGIVITDITGDEGRLPRQAEKNSVTVVMLALLKHLGISDLGCEVVLRKNMPLGSGMGSSAASAVAGVVAMNELLGNPLSRKELLPFAMEGERIASGSAHADNVGPSLLGGFVVIRSYNPLDIFTIPVPDDLCCTLVHPDIEINTKDARFILRNEVSLKNTIAQMGNVAGLVAGLMKADYDLISRSMVDVIIEPVRAILIPEFKNVKQAAISNGALGCSISGAGPSMFALSRGIENAKNAGKAMQERFASAGIDSAVHVSGINQGGAVVL